A region of the Candidatus Methylomirabilis oxygeniifera genome:
AGGGCCTGCGCCTGGTCGATTACCGCTGCGCGGACGGCGAGTGCGGGGGCTGTAAGGCCCGCCTCCGCAGCGGCCAGGCCCACCTGGTCGCGCCGCCGGATCACGTGCTCTCCGCCAGCGAGCAGGCCCAGGGCCACGTCCTGCTCTGCCGCACCCACGTCCAAAGCGATCTGGTGATCGAGCTCTTAGCCGGCTCGCTCCTCGCCCCGCCGTTGCCCGACGTCCCGCCGGCGCGCGCTGCCGAGGCGCTGCTGGGGCCGCTCACCGCCGCCGCGGAGTTGCTCAGCGACGGCCTGCTGGTGCTGGATCCGCAGGGGCAGGTGCTGCTGTGCAATCGGGCCGCCGCGCACCTGCTGCAGCTCGACCCCGCCCGGCCCTCCGTCGCGGCGATCCCGGAGCTGGCCGAGGTCGGCCGCACCCTGCTGACCCGTGCCCCCTCCAGCCCCCAGGAGGTCAAGGTCTACTGCGGGCGCAGCGGCCGGCTCCTTACGGCCTGGGGCCTGGCGCTCCGGCACGGCTCGCAGGTGGTCGCCGCCGCCGTGCTCTTTCCGACCGCCCGACTGGAGCCGCCCGTCCCCCGCAAGCCCAAGGCGATCGTGGTGGGGGCCAAGTACACCTTTGCCGATCTGGTGGGGCAGTCCGCCGCCTTCCGCAACGCGACCAAGATCGGCCTCATCGCCGCCGGCAACACCCTCTCCGTCCTCATCACCGGGGAATCGGGGACCGGGAAAGAGATGCTCGCGCATGCGATCCACGCCAGCTCCCCCCGCGCCCCCAAGCCGTTCATCGCGGTCAACTGCGGTGCCATCCCCCGGGAGCTGATCGAGTCTGAGCTGTTCGGCTATGAAGACGGCACCTTTACCGGCGCGCGCAAAGGCGGCCGGTCGGGCCGGTTCGAAGAGGCCCAGGGCGGCACCCTCTTCCTCGATGAGGTCAGCGAGTGCTCGCCCAGCACCCAGGTGGCGCTCCTGCGGGTGCTGGAGCAGCAGGAGCTCACCCGACTAGGGAGCGGCCAGCCGGTCCCCCTCGATGTCCGCATCATCGCCGCGACCAATAAAGACCTGCTCAAAGAGGTGGCCAAGGGGCTGTTTCGGGAGGACCTGTACTACCGGCTCAATGTCATTTCGATCCACCTGCCGCCCTTGCGGGAGCGGCGGGAGGATATCCCCCTGCTGGCGGCCTCCTTCCTGGCCGATGTCGCCGCCGCCTTGCACTGCCCGGACCTGCGCTTTACGGAGGAGGCGCTGCGCGCGCTCGCGCTCACCCCGTATCCGTGGCCCGGCAATGTCCGGGAGCTGCGCAATGTCCTGCAGCAGGTGGGCGTGCTCCTGCCGCGGCCCGAGATCCGCTGGGACGACTTTCCCGAGGCGATTCGCACCCTGCGCGGGGAGGCCTCCGAGCGGCCGGAGCCCGGCGGCTGGCTCGCGCAGACCGAACGGCAGCTCATCTGTCAGATCGTCCAGCAATGTGCGGGGAATTTGTCGCAGGCCGCGGCCCAGCTCGGCATCTCCCGCAGTACGCTGTATCGCAAACTGGAGCAGTTTGGTCTGAAACGACAGACGCAGATTGACTCAGTCTGAGACAGCTGTGGTGGGACAGCTGTCGCAGGGTGGGGCGAATTGGACTCGACGCTCTTATCACCCGTGTTACAGCGGGCAGCCCGCACAATTATAATTAAAGGTTAGTGGATCAATGGAGCTTCACGACCGAGGGAACCATCACATCTTACCAAGGGGGGTGAATAGTGAAAATCTTAGGGACACATGTGGGCAAGACGGGCTGGACTGCGGTCGCACTTTTATTGTTTATGCCATTGTTTTCTCTCTTCATAGGGAATGCGGAAGGACAAACTCGCAGTGAACTGAACCAACTGAAGCAGGAGTTACAAATGCTGCGAAACGAAGTTCAAACGAAGAACAATATGATTAACCGGATGCAGCAGCGTTTAGAGGCACTCGAGACGAAGATGCAGGCGGAAGTTCCGCGTCCCGTGGAAGAGAAAATGACCGCTCTGAAGGAGGAGATGAAGACTGAGTTGGCCGCGAAGGCGGCAAGCTCCGGACTGTCTGGGGGGCAGGTCTTCTTTAAGGGTGGATTTGTCCGCATGGATCATCCGCGGAGCAATTCACTCTTGACGGCCCAAAGCGATTCCGGCGATAAAGACGGTTGGCAGGTCGGAGGCGGAGTGGACCTGCCTATAATGACGATCTTCAACAGTACGCTTCTTGGGGAAATCTATGTTGAATATATTCAGACCCAGAAGACGAAAGGTGATTCGCCTGTCGAGGTAGAACCGGGAGCCCCGGGAAAGAAGCTCGCGGAGAAGAGGGGATTGGAAAACATTCTGACCGTGGGTGTCGCCCCAAAAATCCGGTTCGACAACCTGGGCTCCATCCGACCCTGGCTGGCCCCCTATCGGCCCTGGATTATGCCTGTCGGCCTGACCTTCAATGTAAATACCCCCGTCAATAAGGCCATTACCAACATCAGCGTGGGTGGAGTCAGCGGATTTGGCGCTGAACGGCTTTTCTGGAACAACCGGGTTAGTCTTGGCGTCGACTTCCGCTACTATTGGGGTCCTGATATCCCGGATGAAAACCTCCGACACTTTACCACTGGGGGCTATGTCGGGCTCAATTTCTAACAGAACAGTTGTCTCACCCGCTGAGACAAGACATGATGCAAAATGAGATTGATATGTGTGGTAGAGAAGGGGGAGGCCGTCTTGGGGACGCCTCCCCCTTCTCGCAACGCGATGCCTACAGAGCTCGGCCCCTGTCAGCCTTCAGAATAATCGCTCTTATTTTGTTCCAGCTTGTGATTGTTATCACATTTTCTGGATGGTTGGTGTGCTAACCCCACGGCACCAATAGTGCATAGACAACACCATGCTTTTGTAACTGCAATGTGTGGGTTTATTCGCTTCTTCCCGATTCTCCCCTGGTCCGACACAACGCTCAATCCTTCAACATCCCACTGACATTACCCACCTCTCCCTTGTCAGC
Encoded here:
- a CDS encoding GAF modulated sigma54 specific transcriptional regulator, Fis family (fragment), yielding MSPPMPSGVPAGRQGTPQESTRMTRMRKVRFEPLGITIECDDTESVLQVALRQGLRLVDYRCADGECGGCKARLRSGQAHLVAPPDHVLSASEQAQGHVLLCRTHVQSDLVIELLAGSLLAPPLPDVPPARAAEALLGPLTAAAELLSDGLLVLDPQGQVLLCNRAAAHLLQLDPARPSVAAIPELAEVGRTLLTRAPSSPQEVKVYCGRSGRLLTAWGLALRHGSQVVAAAVLFPTARLEPPVPRKPKAIVVGAKYTFADLVGQSAAFRNATKIGLIAAGNTLSVLITGESGTGKEMLAHAIHASSPRAPKPFIAVNCGAIPRELIESELFGYEDGTFTGARKGGRSGRFEEAQGGTLFLDEVSECSPSTQVALLRVLEQQELTRLGSGQPVPLDVRIIAATNKDLLKEVAKGLFREDLYYRLNVISIHLPPLRERREDIPLLAASFLADVAAALHCPDLRFTEEALRALALTPYPWPGNVRELRNVLQQVGVLLPRPEIRWDDFPEAIRTLRGEASERPEPGGWLAQTERQLICQIVQQCAGNLSQAAAQLGISRSTLYRKLEQFGLKRQTQIDSV
- a CDS encoding protein of unknown function (Evidence 5 : No homology to any previously reported sequences) produces the protein MGRIGLDALITRVTAGSPHNYN
- a CDS encoding exported protein of unknown function (Evidence 5 : No homology to any previously reported sequences), whose translation is MKILGTHVGKTGWTAVALLLFMPLFSLFIGNAEGQTRSELNQLKQELQMLRNEVQTKNNMINRMQQRLEALETKMQAEVPRPVEEKMTALKEEMKTELAAKAASSGLSGGQVFFKGGFVRMDHPRSNSLLTAQSDSGDKDGWQVGGGVDLPIMTIFNSTLLGEIYVEYIQTQKTKGDSPVEVEPGAPGKKLAEKRGLENILTVGVAPKIRFDNLGSIRPWLAPYRPWIMPVGLTFNVNTPVNKAITNISVGGVSGFGAERLFWNNRVSLGVDFRYYWGPDIPDENLRHFTTGGYVGLNF
- a CDS encoding protein of unknown function (Evidence 5 : No homology to any previously reported sequences), with the translated sequence MSHPLRQDMMQNEIDMCGREGGGRLGDASPFSQRDAYRARPLSAFRIIALILFQLVIVITFSGWLVC
- a CDS encoding protein of unknown function (Evidence 5 : No homology to any previously reported sequences), translated to MSVVSDQGRIGKKRINPHIAVTKAWCCLCTIGAVGLAHQPSRKCDNNHKLEQNKSDYSEG